GTGAAATGCCCTCTAGAGACAAAGTGACAAGCCAAcgatgttagaaatgcaaaagaaaaaaaaaagaccctaaaCTTAAAAAGAGACACTATTAACACTTACTTTCCCACCAATGCGCACTTGTGCCTGGAGTTTGGCGAGTTTCTCCTGGTTCATGATAGTTTCTTTCATCTAGAAAACACGAAAGCCTCAGCGGGGACAGGTCTGGCTCGCTCGAGCATTCCACGCTCGTGATTTCCCGAGACCCCGGCAGGAGACAAACGTCCCGCCCAGGCCGAGGCCTGGACCCCAGACCCACCCGCCCGGCTCCCGACCGCAGTTCCGGGGAGCGCGGGGACCCCCGCCGCCCAGACCCCCTCCCGCGCCCTCCCCCCGGGGCAGGCCGGAGAAGGCGCTCCGGCCCGCGCGCGCCCCGCAGCACCCCGCCCgcccggccgccccgccccggcccggcctCGGCCTAGCCAGGGCCCGCCCGGCCACTCTCCGCAAGCCTCGCGGTACCTGAGGCTCCTGTCCCCGGGTTCCGCCGCGAGGTGGAGGAAGAGACGGCGTCGCCTCGCCCCCAGGGCAGCCGCCCCTGGCTCGACCTCGCCCCCGAGAGTCAGCCTGAGCGGGTGCGCCTGTCCGTCGCAtcgccttcctctcctcctctgccctgtcccTCCCTGTCTCGCTCCTTCCGGGCACTTCCCGCCCCCGATCCCGTCCTCCTCCCACGCCGGCGTCCACAGCCTTTTTGTACCTTGTTGGAGCGGAAATGGGGCCGCGCGGGGGACTAGGGCTGGCGCTCAGGGGGTCTCGGGCAGACCAGCCGAGGTTAGGCGCACACACGCGGGGACGCAAGATGGCAGCTAGAGGGAGGCCGGAAGTGACGCAGCGCCACTTCCTCCAAATGTCAGGAAACGCGCTTCCTCGCGAGCCCGGCGCCTCTCTGCGCACGCGCGGCTCCCCGCCACCGCCTGGGCCGCAGTTCCCCGAGGGACGGGCCGCGCGGCTCCGGACTGCGGGTCGGCGGGCAGCCGTGGGGAAGGCCTGGAGGGGTCAGGGAGCGCGGGGCTGTGCGGGGCTCGGGGTGAGGAGTCGGCCCTGTCCGCGGGCCGGACCCGCAGGTTCTTCGCCTCGGGGGAAAGGGCCGGAGCGCGTGCGCCCCAGCGAGCCTGCACCTGGACATTCTGGCGGCACCTGGCGGAAACAGGCCGGCTCTGCTCTCCAGGTCCGCGGGTTTGGGAGGTCGCAGGCCGATGTTCAGAGTGTCGGAGCGGAGGCGGCAtgcaccccagccccaggccgcAGACAGCGCTCAGAGGAcgcggcggggcgg
This region of Equus quagga isolate Etosha38 chromosome 7, UCLA_HA_Equagga_1.0, whole genome shotgun sequence genomic DNA includes:
- the LOC124242843 gene encoding collagen alpha-1(I) chain-like is translated as MGPRGGLGLALRGSRADQPRLGAHTRGRKMAARGRPEVTQRHFLQMSGNALPREPGASLRTRGSPPPPGPQFPEGRAARLRTAGRRAAVGKAWRGQGARGCAGLGVRSRPCPRAGPAGSSPRGKGPERVRPSEPAPGHSGGTWRKQAGSALQRTRS